GGCCATCAAGGCGTCCACAAAGGTGTGGCAGATCAGCAAATGCGCGTTTTCCACATGCGCGTAGGAATGGGACGGAACGTAAAAATTGACCTCGCCCAAACGTCTTAACGGGTTGTTCTCGTCGAAGCCGGAGCAGGTGACGATATGGCAGCCGTTGCGCCGGGCAGCTTCAACGCCTTTAATGATATTGGAGCTTTTGCCTGAGCTTGAGATCGCAAAAAGAATATCCCCGGTGTTTGTCATGCGTTCGATTTGCCGGCTGAAAATTTCGGTGTAGTTGTAATCATTGGCCAGGCAGGTGAGAATCGACGCGTCGTTAAAGGATGCGGCGCGCACCCCGCCGTTTTTGAAAAAATCCGTGGCTTGATGGCTGGCAATGGCGGCCGAGCCCCCATTGCCGATAAAACATAGTTTTTTGCCGAGTTTATTCTGTTTGATGATGAGATCGAGCGCGCGCTTGAAACCCGATTCGCCGAGAGAACGGCCTTGGGCGTCCTCGATTTTGACGCGGGCCAGCAGGTTGGCGTAATTTCGGAAAGCGCCGAGCAGCGTTACTTTCTTTGCTGCGATAGCCATGGTGAAATTTTACGAATTAGGGAGGAGTGACGCGGACCCAAAGCATCAGCCGGCCGTTGACCGTAATAAAGGCCAGATCAAAGCGATACCGCTCAAAGGTTACGCTTTTTTTCTGATCGGGATCAGCCCCGCCGTTTTCGGGAATGTCGGCCGCGTCCACATGAAAGCGGCGGAAGGCCTGATAGTTTTCCGGGCGGACATTATTCATGAGATAAACCCATCGTCCGCGCTGTCCGATTTTTGAAAAGTACGCGATTTTAAAGGGATGAGAACCGAGAGCGCGGGCTGTATCGTAAAGCCCGCCCAACAGGTCCTCGATCGGGATCGTGTGGCTCTGAAGGCCCCGCGTTTCGGGAGTTAAATAAAGATCCCCCATAAATTTATTTTGGACGATATTCCTGGGCACGTATTTAACTTCATAGCGGGAACCGCCCAGTTCATAAACCGGGCCGCTCATGCTGCGCGCGGGGCGATAAATGCTCACGGTATCGATGGCGTTGGGCCGTCCGCCCTGCGGGGTCAACAGCATATAGAACTTTCCGTACCCGTCCATGAAAATGTTTTCAAGGGCGCCGGCCTCTTCCCCGGGTTTTTCCTCCTGCCCGCTGAAATAATACGTCGTTTGGTTGCTTCCCAGCGCGCGCATGGTGGATGTTCGATAATGGGTGTTTAAAATATTCGCGGCATCAAATTGGTGCGTGCTGGCCTGTGCTAAGGCGGTCATGGAGGCTAGCAAGACCAGGGCTGATTGAAGCAAGAATTTATTCATCAGGACAATCAAATTATCACTTTGACAAAATCGCCGCAAATGACTTTGGTCAAGTCCTCTTCCGCAGAGCTCCGAGGACGCTGGCCCGCCGGAGGCGGGACCCCAGCAGTCTGGGGGGTGGGCGATCAGGGCGCAGCCGGGCTTGCCGCGGAACGGATGACGCCATAGCGCTCGGCGCGGGCGCGCAAGGCCGCCTCATAAGCCGCGATCGAATCCGCGGAAAAAACGATCACGTCTTGGCCCCCGTCCGGCCGGCTAAACGTGTAGTCTTGCCGGACGACGGCCAACACGTCTTCTCTGGAGCGGCCGTTTAAGCGCTCGGCCAGGTAGCTGCGCACGGATTCGTCGCCGAGCTCGAACGACGTCACATCCCCGCGCGCGTTTAAGTGAACCACGCCTCCCTGAGTCAACAGTTCCGGGTAGCTGCGTTGAAATTCATAGCGCCGCCGTTCGTTTTCAAAATTTTCCCGGGCCACGTTGTAGCCTAAAAACGCCTGGTGGATTTCCCGGACCCGGCCGTTTGAATCGAATAAAACCAGGGCCATGGTTTGGGGGTTAAAGAGCCACGTGCCGTCTCTGGACAGATAAGAATTCGTCGGCGCATCATAAATGGTTTGCGTCGCGGCGTCGAGCGTTTGACGCACGCGGCGGCGCCAATTTTCCAATGCCTCCGCGCCCGCGAGCAAGCGCCGGCTGTCGACCCTCCCGTTTTCAAAGCGGACATGCGCGGTGCCGCCGGGTCCGCTGATGATACGCTCCCAGGAATCATGGTCGCGCCCGCGGGTTTCGGCGGTTTGAACGCGGGCCTCGGCTCCGGGGATGCCGGGGATGAGCTGGCCGGATACTTCGGAACCCGTGGGCATCACTTCCAACAGGAATGAACCGTCCGGCGCAAAACGCACGCCGATGGACCGCAAGGAATTGACCACTTGCGTGTAGGTCTCCCCCTGGGGGAGGACTTGAAGCTGGGTGTCGCGCCAATGGCCGTAGGCGCCCGGCACAAGGCGCCGCTCGCGCAGTTCGATACCGCCGGTGAAGGCGGCCAGCACGCGCCCTCTTAATACTTCGTAGTCTTCCTCCCGATACCGCAGCGAGCGCTCTAAAGCCTTGGCCCCGGGGCGAACGACCCGGTTGGTTGATTGATCCGTGCGCGGATCAACTTCGACCAAGCGATCGGAGTTCCTGCCGGCCAAGGTCAAGCTGATATAGTAAAGCGCGCGATCCCAGGTCGAGGCCGGGTCCCGGGCCACGAGTTGCGGGTAGCCGCTGGGGTCGTTTAAGTGATCTTGGGGTTGGGGAACAACTTTGCGGAAAATCGCCTGATTGGCGATGTCCCAGGCCAAATCCAAGGCAAAGCCCCAGCTTTGCTCCATGGCGCCCTCTCCGGTTAAGGCATGAATGCGATCCGCGGTGTTGGCGCCGCCCACGCCGATGGTCAAAGGCAACAGCCAGGGGGTGAAAAAGGCCTGAGTCACTACTTCGCCGGCAAAACCCAAGGTCAACAGCCAGGGCCGGATTTGAGTGCGGGTCAGATTGCCGCGCACTTCCCCGCGGAATTCTTTGAGCATGTCAGCCGAGTAAACCACGGTTGTGCCGGCATCGGGATTAACCACGGCCACGGCCCGGGCCAAGCCCGCATCCGCTCCTCCGGGGAAGCGGTTCCTGGCCACGGGGTAAATTCGATTGTCATCCATGAAATAAGCCCAGGAAGAGAGCGGCCCGTCTTGCGTGGTGTCCTTGTTGACGATGCGGCGCACGCGGAAATCCCGGTCGATTTCAATGGCTCCCCAGTTGCGGTGCCAACGCGTCGTCGCCGGTCCGGCGCCGCCGAAGCGTTGGCGCCACTGGGAGCCGTCTAAGGCCGTCATTAAGGCTTCGACGATATTGCCGTCCGCATCCAAAACAACGGTCATGTCGTTTGATTTAAACAATCTGTTTTTAGGGTGATGGTCTTGCGCCTCGTCCAGATCGTCGTCCGACATGAAAACTTTTTCGATGCGCCCTTGTTCGTTCATCAAAAAACCGTAGGACGTTTTCAAGTACACATAGGCGGATTGCATGGCGCGCCTAAGTTCGCGATGGGCGTCGCGCCTTAAACGGCTGTCGCCGTTTTGAGTCGAGGTGATTTCGCGGACATCCGCGCCGAATTGATCGAGTTCATCGGCTGTCTGAATGCCGGCTAAAATTTCCGGAGTCCGGCCGAAATAGGCGAAGAAGCGAAGGCTCCGGTTGGGCGCATTGGGCGCGTTCATTTCTTCCGGGCTGATGCGCATTGGGACCCCCTCGATGGGATTTTCTTCGAATACCAAAAGGCGGCCGTCCCTCAATAATTCCTCGAAGGTCCAGACCCTGGCCCCACCTTGCCCGGTGAAATAATAGTCGCCGTTTAAATAGATTTCCATGGCTTGGCGCTGCCAAAAAGTGCGATTGGCGATGTAAGTGGGA
The DNA window shown above is from Elusimicrobiota bacterium and carries:
- a CDS encoding SIS domain-containing protein, translating into MAIAAKKVTLLGAFRNYANLLARVKIEDAQGRSLGESGFKRALDLIIKQNKLGKKLCFIGNGGSAAIASHQATDFFKNGGVRAASFNDASILTCLANDYNYTEIFSRQIERMTNTGDILFAISSSGKSSNIIKGVEAARRNGCHIVTCSGFDENNPLRRLGEVNFYVPSHSYAHVENAHLLICHTFVDALMALRGEPPFWLN